The Solanum lycopersicum chromosome 6, SLM_r2.1 genome has a window encoding:
- the LOC101262823 gene encoding large ribosomal subunit protein uL18 gives MAFIKVQKTRAYFKRFQVKFKRRREGKTDYRARNRLINQDKNKYNTPKYRLVVRFTNKDIIAQIVSASIAGDMILASAYANELPRYGLEVGLTNYAAAYCTGLLLARRVLKKLEMDEEYEGNLEVNGEDYSVEPAESRRPFRALLDVGLLRTTTGNRVFGALKGALDGGLDIPHSEKRFAGFSKDSKQLDADVHRKYIYGGHVATYMQTLIEDEPEKYQTHFSQYIKKGFEADGLEEMYKKVHAAIRADPSPKKSEKQPPKQHKRYNLKKLTYEERKAKLIERLNALNSAAGNDDDDEDDE, from the exons ATG GCCTTCATCAAAGTCCAGAAGACAAGGGCTTATTTTAAGCGTTTCCAGGTTAAATTCAAGAGAAGGAGAG AGGGGAAAACAGATTACAGAGCCAGGAATCGCTTGATCAATCAGGACAAAAATAAGTACAACACTCCTAAATATCGTTTGGTTGTCCGATTT ACTAACAAGGACATAATTGCACAAATTGTGTCTGCTAGTATTGCTGGTGACATGATTCTTGCCTCTGCTTATGCTAACGAGCTGCCTCGTTATGGCCTAGAAGTTGGACTGACTAATTATGCTGCTG CCTACTGCACTGGACTTCTTTTGGCAAGGAGAGTTCTTAAAAAGCTTGAAATGGATGAGGAGTATGAAGGGAACCTTGAG GTCAATGGGGAGGACTACTCTGTTGAACCTGCTGAAAGCAGAAGGCCTTTCCGAGCTCTCTTGGATGTTGGCCTTCTAAGAACTACTACAGGAAATCGTGTTTTTGGTGCTCTCAAG GGTGCATTGGATGGTGGACTTGATATTCCTCACAGTGAGAAGAGGTTCGCTGGATTCAGCAAGGATTCCAAGCAACTTGATGCTGATGTTCACCGCAAGTACATATATGGTGGCCACGTTGCTACATATATGCAG ACTCTAATTGAAGATGAACCAGAGAAATATCAGACACACTTTAGTCAGTACATCAAAAAGGGTTTTGAGGCTGATGGCCTTGAGGAGATGTACAAGAAGGTTCATGCTGCCATTCGTGCTGATCCAAGCCCAAAGAAATCTGAGAAGCAACCTCCTAAACAGCACAAGAG GTATAATCTGAAGAAGCTAACATACGAGGAAAGGAAGGCTAAGTTGATTGAGAGACTGAATGCTTTGAATTCAGCTGCTGGaaatgacgatgatgatgaggatgacgAGTAA
- the LOC101264944 gene encoding pentatricopeptide repeat-containing protein At3g02330, mitochondrial encodes MEHRPGRFTTLAAAANQMHPNNYRRTFSHIYQECAKHCTQQPGRQAHARMIISGFQPTVFVTNCLIQMYVKCSNLGYADKVFDKMPLRDTVSWNAMIFGYSMVSELDKAQLMFDLTPERDAISWNSLISGYMQNRNYGKSIQTFLEMGRDGIAFDRTTFAVILKACSGIEDSWLGMQVHGLVVRLGLATDVVTGSAMVDMYSKCKRLDESICFFNEMPEKNWVSWSALIAGCVQNNKFSDGLHLFKNMQKGGVGVSQSTYASVFRSCAGLSDLKLGSQLHGHALKTDFGYDVIVATATLDMYAKCNSLSDARKVFNWLPNHNLQSYNALIVGFARGDQGYEAVILFRLLLKSYLGFDEISLSGVFSACAVFKGRLEGMQLHGVACKTPFLSNVCVANAIMDMYGKCEAPQEALRLFDEMEIRDAVSWNAIIAAYEQNGHEDETLILFFRMLKSRMEPDEFTYGSVLKACAARQDFNTGMVIHNRIIKSGMGLECFIGSAVIDMYCKCEKVEEAEKLHERMKEQTIVSWNAIISGFSLCEQSEEAQKFFSRMLEEGVKPDNFTFATVLDTCANLATVGLGKQIHAQIIKQELQSDVFITSTLVDMYSKCGNMQDSRLMFEKAPKKDFVTWNALVCGYAQHGLGEEALQIFEKMQLEDVRPNHATFLAVLRACAHIGLVEKGLQHFNSMSNNYGLDPQLEHYSCMVDILGRAGQISDALKLIQDMPIEADDVIWRTLLSMCKMHRNVEVAEKAAKCLLELDPEDSSSHILLSNIYAAAGMWKEVSEMRKVMRYGGLKKEPGCSWIEIKSVLHMFLVGDKAHPRCNEIYDNLDALICEMKRTSQILDNELLLSCEATEDEL; translated from the coding sequence ATGGAACATCGCCCTGGACGATTTACAACACTTGCAGCAGCAGCAAACCAAATGCACCCAAACAACTACAGGAGAACTTTTTCCCATATATACCAAGAATGTGCGAAACATTGCACTCAGCAACCAGGCAGGCAAGCTCATGCTCGGATGATAATTTCTGGGTTTCAACCCACTGTTTTCGTCACCAATTGTTTGATTCAGATGTACGTAAAATGCTCCAATTTGGGTTATGCTGATAAAGTGTTTGATAAAATGCCTCTAAGAGATACGGTTTCTTGGAATGCCATGATTTTTGGGTATTCCATGGTAAGTGAATTGGACAAGGCACAATTAATGTTTGATTTGACGCCTGAAAGAGATGCAATTTCATGGAATTCTTTGATTTCCGGGTATATGCAAAATCGTAATTATGGGAAATCTATTCAAACTTTTCTTGAAATGGGAAGAGATGGTATTGCTTTTGATAGAACAACTTTTGCTGTTATTTTGAAAGCTTGTTCGGGTATTGAAGATTCTTGGTTAGGGATGCAGGTGCATGGGTTAGTCGTCAGGTTAGGTCTTGCTACTGATGTGGTGACGGGGAGTGCAATGGTGGATATGTATTCGAAATGCAAGAGATTGGATGAGTCGATATGTTTCTTCAATGAGATGCCTGAGAAGAACTGGGTTTCTTGGAGTGCTCTGATAGCAGGTTGCGTTCAAAATAATAAGTTTTCTGATGGATTACACCTCTTCAAGAATATGCAAAAAGGAGGAGTAGGAGTGAGTCAATCTACTTATGCTAGTGTCTTCAGGTCTTGTGCCGGGTTATCAGACTTAAAATTGGGTTCTCAATTGCACGGTCATGCATTGAAAACTGATTTTGGATACGATGTCATTGTAGCTACTGCCACTTTGGACATGTATGCCAAATGTAACAGTTTGTCTGATGCTAGGAAGGTATTCAACTGGTTGCCAAACCATAATTTACAATCTTATAATGCCTTGATTGTTGGGTTTGCTCGAGGTGATCAAGGATATGAAGCTGTAATACTATTCCGGCTTTTGCTGAAGTCTTATCTTGGGTTTGATGAAATAAGCTTATCTGGTGTATTTAGTGCATGTGCTGTATTCAAAGGGCGTTTAGAGGGAATGCAGCTACATGGGGTAGCTTGTAAGACCCCCTTTTTGTCCAATGTTTGTGTCGCAAATGCCATTATGGACATGTATGGCAAATGCGAAGCACCACAAGAAGCTCTACGTTTGTTTGACGAAATGGAAATAAGAGATGCAGTGTCTTGGAATGCTATAATTGCAGCTTACGAGCAGAATGGACACGAGGATGAAACTTTGATACTATTTTTCCGGATGCTTAAGTCAAGGATGGAACCAGATGAATTCACTTATGGTAGCGTTTTAAAGGCCTGTGCAGCTCGTCAAGATTTTAACACTGGCATGGTGATCCACAACAGGATCATAAAATCAGGGATGGGGTTGGAGTGCTTCATTGGGAGTGCTGTAATAGATATGTACTGTAAATGTGAAAAGGTAGAAGAGGCAGAGAAACTCCACGAGAGAATGAAGGAACAGACAATCGTTTCTTGGAATGCAATCATATCGGGGTTCTCATTGTGTGAACAAAGTGAGGAAGCTCAGAAATTCTTCTCTAGAATGCTGGAAGAGGGAGTAAAACCTGATAACTTTACCTTTGCAACAGTTCTTGATACCTGTGCCAATCTAGCTACTGTTGGGCTCGGAAAGCAAATTCATGCTCAAATTATAAAGCAAGAATTGCAATCAGATGTGTTTATAACTAGCACTCTTGTTGACATGTACTCGAAATGTGGGAACATGCAGGATTCTAGGTTGATGTTTGAAAAAGCACCAAAAAAGGATTTTGTCACATGGAATGCTCTGGTTTGTGGCTATGCACAacatggtcttggagaagaggCTTTGCAGATCTTTGAAAAGATGCAGCTTGAGGATGTAAGACCAAATCATGCAACTTTTCTTGCAGTCTTAAGAGCTTGTGCACATATAGGACTTGTTGAAAAAGGACTGCAACACTTCAATTCAATGTCGAATAACTATGGATTAGATCCTCAATTAGAACATTACTCATGTATGGTTGACATATTAGGGAGGGCGGGGCAAATTAGTGATGCactgaagcttattcaagacaTGCCTATTGAGGCTGATGATGTGATTTGGAGAACTCTGCTTAGTATGTGTAAGATGCACAGGAATGTGGAGGTAGCAGAAAAAGCAGCAAAGTGTCTCTTGGAATTAGACCCTGAGGACTCGTCTTCTCACATACTTTTGTCAAATATTTATGCTGCTGCAGGAATGTGGAAAGAAGTTTCTGAAATGAGGAAAGTGATGAGGTATGGTGGGCTCAAGAAGGAGCCAGGTTGTAGCTGGATTGAGATCAAGTCTGTGCTACACATGTTCCTTGTTGGTGATAAAGCCCATCCAAGATGCAACGAGATATATGACAACCTTGATGCATTGATATGTGAAATGAAGAGAACTTCTCAAATACTAGATAATGAACTTCTGCTCAGCTGTGAAGCTACAGAAGATGAGCTCTGA
- the LOC101263424 gene encoding cytochrome b561 and DOMON domain-containing protein At3g07570-like: MKASFKFSASFFFIIFLIIFISSQISKVYSQGSSTDSCNTNLKLKSEILFDTTSFHCLTVWNQQDYILRYMRTDTNVWSYVLSAPNTNSYIAMGFSEKGKMVGSTAIVGWVSNDGTATMKKYFLGGQSPNQVLPDEGNLQLVNFTSSVVAENSRIYLAFQLNTEMPSNRLIYSVGPSGMLPSTADYRLTEHQDHISTSLDYNSGQSETKTLYANLRRSHGLLNMFGWGILMPIGVMTARYLRQYDPIWFYSHVTIQSLAFILGFAGVISGLVLNNRLQNNVNRHKGLGIFILLLGCLQAIAILVRPDKESKIRKYWNWYHYITGRVLILLATINVFYGINLGNAGSSWKAGFSVVLVILFITALMLEIRMWKRR, encoded by the exons atGAAGGCATCTTTCAAATTCTCTGcctccttcttcttcatcatctttctaataatatttatcaGTTCCCAAATTTCGAAAGTATATTCTCAAGGCAGCAGTACAGATTCGTGCAATACGAATCTCAAACTTAAAAGCGAAATTCTCTTCGATACAACTTCCTTCCATTGTCTTACAGTATGGAATCAACAAGACTACATCCTCAGA TATATGAGAACAGATACAAATGTATGGAGTTATGTTCTCTCAGCACCAAACACAAATTCGTATATTGCTATGGGATTTtcagaaaagggaaaaatggttGGCTCAACTGCAATTGTTGGATGGGTCTCTAATGACGGAACTGCCACTATGAAGAAGTACTTTCTCGGCGGTCAATCGCCGAATCAG GTGTTGCCTGATGAAGGAAACCTTCAGCTTGTCAACTTTACATCCTCCGTCGTAGCTGAAAACTCGAGAATCTATTTGGCCTTTCAGTTGAACACTGAAATGCCCAGTAATCGGCTCATTTACTCCGTCGGACCGTCGGGAATGCTGCCGTCGACCGCCGATTACCGGTTAACAGAACACCAGGATCATATATCTACTTCCTTGGATTACAACTCAG GTCAAAGTGAGACAAAGACCCTTTATGCAAACCTGAGGAGAAGCCATGGACTTCTAAATATGTTTGGATGGGGAATTCTCATGCCAATTGGGGTGATGACAGCTAGATATTTGAGGCAATATGATCCAATCTGGTTTTACTCTCATGTAACTATTCAATCGTTAGCGTTCATCCTTGGATTCGCGGGTGTTATCAGTGGGCTCGTTCTCAATAATCGTCTTCAGAACAATGTCAATAGACACAAAGGCCTTGGCATCTTCATTCTTCTTCTAGGTTGCTTGCAG GCTATTGCAATATTGGTGAGACCAGACAAGGaatcaaaaataagaaaatattggaATTGGTACCATTACATTACAGGGAGAGTATTGATACTTTTGGCAACAATAAATGTTTTCTATGGTATTAATTTAGGAAATGCAGGAAGTTCATGGAAGGCTGGTTTTTCTGTTGTTTTGGTTATTTTATTCATCACTGCTTTAATGCTTGAGATCAGGATGTGGAAGAGAAGATag